A DNA window from Solanum lycopersicum chromosome 3, SLM_r2.1 contains the following coding sequences:
- the LOC112941067 gene encoding pentatricopeptide repeat-containing protein At5g39350-like, producing MQVRTVVTWNTMISGYCRNDSPKEALMIYRRMEDAGVHADCATVLSVLPACGCLKNFEMGREVHSLVEQVGFRDNLSVWKAVVDMYVKYGRMDKARMQLEGVKPNAVTLASLLAACASLPHLRLGKCRMAGLSGWTFRLQVFTKTSKKRTELAREAVELFKFMLLDAVKPNDATLKSVLPPFVIEADPRQALSMHSYLVRSGFLQELSLRTDHYTCMVDLLDQAGRLEEAYELIKTETFEPSHAIWGALLGACVIHENVELGELSARWLFKLEPKNTENYILWGKIYSAVGRWKDAENVLSKVRLILSFAKQWMELLEN from the exons ATGCAGGTACGAACTGTTGTGACCTGGAATACTATGATCAGTGGGTATTGCCGAAATGATAGTCCTAAAGAGGCCCTAATGATTTACAGGAGAATGGAAGATGCTGGTGTTCACGCTGATTGTGCCACTGTGCTTTCTGTGTTGCCTGCGTGTGGGTGTCTGAAGAACTTTGAGATGGGCAGAGAGGTTCACTCACTGGTCGAACAAGTAGGTTTTCGGGACAATTTGTCTGTTTGGAAAGCTGTCGTTGATATGTACGTCAAGTATGGAAGAATGGATAAAGCAAG GATGCAGCTTGAAGGTGTAAAGCCGAATGCAGTAACTCTCGCATCCCTTCTTGCTGCATGTGCCAGTTTGCCTCATTTGAGGCTTGGCAAATGCCGCATGGCTGGGCTATCAGGCTGGACCTTCAGGCTTCAG GTATTTACAAAGACTAGCAAGAAGAGGACTGAGCTTGCAAGAGAAGCGGTAGAGCTTTTCAAGTTCATGTTGTTAGATGCTGTCAAACCTAATGATGCAACCCTGAAAAGTGTACTTCCTCCATTTGTCATTGAAGCTGATCCAAGGCAAGCGTTGAGCATGCACAGCTATCTTGTAAGATCTGGATTTTTACAAGAACTGAG TCTTAGAACAGATCATTACACCTGTATGGTTGATCTTCTTGATCAAGCTGGCCGACTTGAGGAGGCATATGAACTTATTAAAACTGAGACTTTTGAACCAAGTCATGCCATCTGGGGTGCATTACTTGGTGCTTGTGTGATACATGAAAATGTGGAACTGGGAGAATTGTCTGCAAGGTGGCTGTTTAAGCTGGAGCCAAAGAACACAGAAAATTATATACTATGGGGAAAGATCTATTCTGCAGTTGGAAGATGGAAAGATGCAGAGAAT GTTCTCAGCAAAGTTCGTCTAATCTTGTCATTTGCTAAACAATGGATGGAACTCCTGGAAAATTAA
- the LOC138347220 gene encoding uncharacterized protein — MENILKTLTTLCTKVDSMGLRIQKLEEKEESTSQQHDYKNAELRRSADEKQPELKGDVGKLLKTHDITDAAGTSKKAMEKPTPKNINLNSIFTKPFTPKIQIVDASTPQTSTYATSLHKEKKTYNHISRTYIENLYKIQNFLNQKPKSTTTLEKTQDYLTQKLQGYNKLIAQPKTNPNLVKTCYNYGLLNTVYTYTGEEISGIQEVHKAFLIYKKITKGNLFFIRFYTAQQRYSNDEIKPMIQIVKIGLTREMIIPEDIGQQPEITRVEIPSFYANKRIIGLSTIIQELANNYLQGNAIWSYYSRDHLMIYANSKEIRQADMEEVQKWILTLLKPEATPTTRAIKQGFISEELMTRYCKLVGHNYPDHICSKCNQGDDIIPEVQME; from the coding sequence atggaaaacatactcaaaaccctaactacactttgtacaaaagtggacagtatgggcttgagaattcaaaagctagaagaaaaggaagaatctacaagtcagcagcatgactataaaaatgcggagctacgtcgttcggcagaCGAAAAACAGCCAGAGCTaaaaggagacgttgggaaactccttAAAACCCATGACATTACTGATGCTGCAGGTACAAGCAAAAAAGCTATGGAGAAACCTACACCAAAAAACATAAACCTAAATAGCATATTTACCAAACCATTTACTCCAAAGATACAGATAGTAGATGCTTCAACACCACAAACATCTACCTATGCAACTAGCCtgcataaagagaagaaaacatacAACCATATATCCCgaacatatattgaaaacctatacaaaatacaaaactttttaaatcaaaaacccaaatctACCACAACATTAGAAAAAACCCAAGACTACCTAACCCAAAAACTACAAGGCTATAACAAGTTAATTGCACAACCAAAAACTAATCCAAACCTAGTTAAAACTTGTTATAACTATGGATTATTAAATACAGTCTATACATATACAGGTGAAGAGATAAGTGGAATCCAAGAGGTCCACAaagcatttttaatatataaaaagataacaaaaggaaacttatttttcataagatTCTACACAGCACAGCAGAGATActctaatgatgaaataaagCCAATGATCCAGATAGTCAAAATTGGGCTAACACGAGAAATGATAATCCCAGAAGATATAGGCCAACAGCCAGAGATAACAAGAGTTGAGATACCCAGTTTCTATGCCAATAAAAGGATAATTGGATTATCAACTATTATACAAGAGCTAGCAAATAACTATCTACAAGGCAACGCCATATGGAGCTACTATTCGAGAGACCACTTAATGATATATGCCAATTCGAAAGAAATAAGACAAGCAGATATGGAAGAAGTCCAAAAATGGATTTTGACCCTGTTAAAACCAGAAGCTACGCCAACAACTAGAGCAATAAAGCAAGGATTCATATCCGAAGAACTAATGACGAGATATTGCAAGCTAGTCGGACACAATTACCCAGACCATATATGTTCCAAGTGCAACCAAGGTGATGACATAATTCCAGAAGTACAAATGGAGTAA